The Burkholderia mayonis genome window below encodes:
- a CDS encoding carbohydrate ABC transporter permease, with protein MFPTPIAQASRPTQCLYRVAVTVALVIWLLPLLGIALTSIRGPADIFSGNYWGWPTQWQIVENYREIFSDTPLAHYLVNTCLITIPSVIGAVALSCMAGFALGVYRFRLNLPVFFLFLAGNFVPFQILMIPVRLMSLRLGLYNSVSGLVLFHIAFNTGFCTFFMRNFILELPRELIEAARMDGASEFQVFYKVVLPLVRPAMAAISVLVFTFVWNDYFWATVLVQGDHAMPVTAGLKTLSGIWVAQWHLVAAGSLVAALPPVLIFFLRQRHFIAGLTMGATKG; from the coding sequence ATGTTTCCCACACCGATTGCACAGGCCAGTCGCCCCACTCAGTGCCTCTACCGGGTAGCGGTTACGGTTGCGCTCGTCATCTGGCTCTTGCCGCTGCTGGGGATCGCGTTGACGTCAATCCGTGGCCCCGCCGACATTTTTTCCGGAAATTACTGGGGGTGGCCGACCCAATGGCAGATCGTCGAGAACTATCGCGAAATTTTTTCAGACACGCCTCTCGCGCATTATCTCGTCAACACTTGCCTGATCACCATCCCGTCGGTAATCGGCGCCGTGGCACTGAGTTGCATGGCCGGCTTTGCGCTCGGCGTATACCGATTCAGGCTCAACCTGCCGGTCTTCTTCCTCTTCCTGGCGGGCAACTTCGTGCCGTTTCAGATCCTGATGATTCCCGTACGTCTCATGAGTCTTCGGCTCGGACTCTATAACTCGGTGTCCGGCCTCGTGTTGTTTCATATCGCGTTCAACACGGGCTTCTGTACGTTTTTCATGCGCAATTTCATCCTCGAACTGCCACGCGAGCTGATCGAGGCCGCGCGTATGGATGGCGCCAGCGAATTCCAGGTTTTCTACAAGGTCGTATTGCCGCTTGTGCGGCCGGCAATGGCTGCGATTTCCGTCCTTGTTTTTACCTTCGTGTGGAACGACTACTTCTGGGCCACCGTACTCGTGCAAGGCGATCACGCCATGCCCGTCACGGCAGGACTGAAAACACTGAGCGGTATTTGGGTCGCGCAATGGCATCTCGTCGCGGCAGGTTCGCTCGTCGCGGCTCTCCCGCCCGTGCTCATTTTCTTCCTCAGGCAACGACACTTTATCGCAGGTCTCACGATGGGGGCCACCAAGGGCTAG